ccccaggtgtccccagctgtcccctgtgtccccaggccgCCATGGGGGACGCCGGGGGGGGGTTCgggctgtccctgtggtgtccccaggtgtccccagctgtccctgtggtGCCCCCAGCCTATCCCCAgtctgtccccaggtgtccccaggtgtccccagctgtccccagctgtcccctgtgtccccaggccgCCATGGGGGACGCCGGGGGGGGGTTCgggctgtccctgtggtgtccccaggtgtccccagctgtcgCTTGTCCCCAGGCCGCCATGGGGGACGCCGGGGGGGGGTTCGGGCTGTCGCTGCCGGAGCTGCGGGCGCTGATGGAGCTGCGCGGGGCGGACGCGCTGCTGCGGCTGCAGCGGGACCTGGGGGGGGTCGCGGGGCTCTGCCGCCGCCTGCGCACCGACCCCACCGACGgtaaccccaaaaatcaccccaaaaaatcaccgggaaccccaaaaacctcagCGGGAAACCCAAAAACCTCaatgggaaccccaaaaaccttatcgggaaccccaaaaacctcaccgggaaccccaaaaaacccgggaaccccaaaaaaatccaccgggaaccccaaaacctcaccgggaaccccaaaaaatcatcgggaacccccaaaaaaatccaccgGGAACCCAAACAACTCACCGGGAATCCCAAAAAATTCATCGGGAactccaaaaaaatccaccgggaaccccaaaacctcaCCGGGAATCCCAAAAAATTCATCGGGAACTCCAAAAAACTCCACCGGGAGCTCCCCAAAAGTCATCGGGAACCCAAAACACACCAGGACCCCAAAAACTCATCGGGATCCCCCAAAACCTCTGAATGACTCCGGGGTgtcacccctgtccccagtgtccctctggggtgtccctcgtgtccccactgtcaccctgacctgtcccccgtgtccccagggctgtcccccgctgtccccagtgtcaccctgagctgtcccctgtccccagggctgtccctcgTGTCCCCACTGTCACTCTGACCTATCTCCCGCTGTCCCCACCGTCACCCTGACCTGTCCCCTGTCCTCAgggctgtccccgtgtccccactgtcaccGTGGGTGTCCCCCCGCTATCCCCACTGTCACCCTgagctgtccccgtgtccccactgTCACTCTGACCTATTCCC
The Oenanthe melanoleuca isolate GR-GAL-2019-014 unplaced genomic scaffold, OMel1.0 S470, whole genome shotgun sequence DNA segment above includes these coding regions:
- the LOC130266998 gene encoding plasma membrane calcium-transporting ATPase 2-like, with protein sequence MGDAGGGFGLSLPELRALMELRGADALLRLQRDLGGVAGLCRRLRTDPTDGLPEAPPELERRRRAFGRNWIPPRRPKSFAALVWEALQDVTLVILE